GAAAATCTCGCATTAATGAAGGAGCGAAAGTTTACAAGTGCGATGAACAAACGTTTCTCCATGATCTTTGCGCTACCTACAAATATCAGTCCTGCTGATAAAGATGAGTGGCGCAATTTAGAATATATCATTACCCGGAATATCCCACATAACACAAAAGAGGAAGCTGAGACTGTTTCCCTGCTGGAGGGAATCATCTCCAAAGAAGATCAATTAAAATTACTGTCAAGCATCAGCAATGTTAAAGAAGCCATTGAAAGGCTCAAAAAAGAGAGAGAAGAATCAAGCAGCTACCCAGACGAGTTTGGGGGTGGCATAGATGGAGAACAAGGAATACTGGGAGAAACGGCAGATAGCACTGTGGAAGCAAGTGGAGAAGAAAGAGAAACGAACGCTGGAAAAGTTGGTTAAAGACTATATCAGAATGGGCAAGCAGTTGGAAAAAGAAATTGCTTACTATTATCAGCGGTACGGTCTGGATAATGTGTTGGAATACCGGAAGATGGTACAAAGTCTGTCCAATAGTGAGAGAGAGATGCTATTTCGGAATTTTGATAAGTTCGCAGTAAACCACCCAGAATATGCGTATCTCCAACCTATTAGGGAGAGCATATACAAGCTAAACCGTCTGGAAGGTTTGCAATTGGCAATCTATTTAAAACAAGCTGAACTAGGGGTTATAGAGCAGCAACTTATAGAAGAGCTTTTAAGTCAAGTCTATAAGACCGGGTATATGTCAACGCTAAAGTATCTCCCAAACGTTCCGGTGTTGTTTGGCATAAGTGATGAGATACTAAGGCAAACAATTTATCAAAAATGGGTAAACGGTGAGAATTTTAGTGATCGAATATGGTTTAACAAAAGGAAACTGATCAATTTTATTCGGAATTACATGAGGGATGCTCTTATAAGGGGGATAGTTACGCAAAGATAATAAAAATGCTACGGGGTAGATTGCAAGTTTCCATGTCCGATGCAAAGAGGCTGATTACCACCGAGAGCGCATTTGTTCTAAATCAGGCTAATAGGCAAGCCTTTATTGATGCCGGTATTAAAAAGTATCAGATAACGGCTGTTTTGGATAATAAAACATCCAAAACATGCCGTGGGTTGAATGGGGAGACATTTGAGTATGGAAAGGATATTGTGGGGGTCACCTACCCACCTTTTCATAGTTATTGCCGTACAACGGTTATACCCATTGAAAATTAGACACTCGTCCAAAACATGCTGATGACGTTAAAAGCTGCAAGGTGAGCAGACAAACAAGTCTATAAAAAGGAGCTAGATATATGATGGAAAACCAAGATAATCAGGAAATTATAGATCAAGGTACAGAAACAACAAAAGAAAACAAGGAGCAAAATAAAGAACAAGTCAAAGAAGAAAAAGGGAAAGTAACTTTCACACCTGAGCAGCAGGCCGCAATTGAGGAGATGTTTTCCGCCAGGTTTGCTCGGGAGAAAAAGAAATCCGAAGCTGAGAAAGAGGAAGCCGCTAAACTGGCTGAGATGAACGCCCAGCAGAAAGCGGAATATGAACGGGATCAATTGCAAAAACAGCTTGAAGAATTACTGAAAAAAGACCGCTTCAACGAGATGAGTAAAGAAGCCAACAAAATGCTAAAAGAAAGCGGTATTGTTGCAGATGATCAAGTCCTTGGTTTCGTTGTGAAAGATACCGCAGAGGCTACACAGGAATCCGTGAAAGCTTTTGTCGATTTAGTAAATGCAAAGGCCGAAGAAATCACAAAACAAAAGCTGTCTGGGACGGCTCCACGGGTTCAGACAAGTACATCAAACGCTATGACGAAATCTGAAATTATGCAGATCAAGGACGCGGCCAAACGGCAAAAAGCAATGGCGGAAAATATCCATTTATTTCAATAGGAGGTATGACAAATGGCAGAAAACGGACTAATTACATCTACAGATTTAGGTAACATAAAATCAATTGATTTTGTAAATCGATACAGTTACAGTATCCAAGGACTTTTGGACGTACTTGGAGTTACAAGGAGGTTGCCACTTTCGCAGGATGTTAAAATTAAAACCTACAAATGGTCGGTTACAAAACCAGCTAAGCAAGTAGAGGAGGGAGAAACCATTCCCTTAACTAAAGTTGAAAAGAAGGAAGACAAAGAATATACCGTTCCTTTTAACAAATACCGTAAAGTAACGACAGCTGAAGCCATTCGCCGCTACGGACATGACCTGGCTGTCAATGAAACAGATGATAAAATGTTGCAAGACATTCAAGAAGATATCAAGAGGACATTCTTTACTTTTTTATCTACTGCACCAACAAAACAACAGGTAGAAGGGTTTCAAAAGGCATTGTCCCTCGGATGGGCGAAAACAAAAACATTTTTCCCTGGAAACCCTCAAATCGTCTCATTTGTAAGTGCCATGGATGTAGCGAAATACTTAGGTGATGCTCCTATTTCTTCAGGTGCTTCTACAGATTACGGGTTTACATTGCTCACGGGGTTTCTCAATCAAAAGGTTTTTGTTTTCGACGACATCCCAGAAGGCAAAGTATACTCTACCGCGATCGAAAATATTGTATTTGCAAATCAACAGGTGAGTGGTAACGATCTGGCAAAAGCGTTTAACCTTACTGTAGATCAGTCTAATTTGATCGGTGTAACGCACTCTGTAATTACAAGCAATGCGACGATTGAAACCCTTGCTTTCCAAGGATCGACTCTGTTCGCTGAAATTTCAAATGGTGTCGTTGAGACTACAATCACAGAGCCGACACCAGAAGAACCTGAAACACCTGAAACGAAGAGTTAATCATGATACAGGACAGGGTAAAGGTCAGAATCCCGGAAATAACGGACGATCTGTTAGGCGAGTTAGAGACAACGGCAAAAGACAGGATCAAGCTCAGATTGGGACTGAATGAATATCCAGAAGAGCTTGATTCCATCACGGTCGAAGTCATTTGTGCCATGTATAACCGCTCATATCACGAAGGGATAAAATCGGAAACGGTCGATACGTTTAGCTCGTCCTTCGTAGATGATATCTTAGCGGAATATGACGAAGACTTCCGAAAATATCTTCTGAACAAAGAAAAAGAAAATAATAATAATAGGGGAGTGGTGAGATTGATATGAAATTCTCGCCACTCTTTTTATATGCCTATGTCGAAACCGGAAAAGATAGGTTGGGAAACCCGATAAAGGAGAAAAAACTGATCCGTAAATCTAGTGGACGCCTATCCAACTGGACGGCAGAGGACATAGCAGCAGATGTGCGAAATTTGACCAAGACTACCAGGAAGATAGTCACAAGGGCGCCGCTGGAGGATTGTAAAAAGTCGGAGCTAGTGGCGTTGGAAGGGACCGAATATAAAATTGTTGAACCCAAAAATTACGGGCGTTGGAGACTTTTGATAGTGAAGGCTTACGGGACGTGATAAAAATGCGCATTGAATTTCAAGGGGTGGAAGCGTTGGAAACGGCTCTTCGCCGCAAAAGTGAAACAGATTTCTTGGCAGTTGGTAGGAAGAACATTCGGGATATTTACGCACGGTCTCAACAAGCAGGAGGTACGCCTGTGGATACGAGCGAACTACGAATGTCAGCCAGATACACCGGGGATGAAATGGGTTATGTGAAAGAATACGCTCCCCATGTGGAATATGGTCACCGAACCGTTAGTGGCGGTTTTGTCCCAGGGCAATATTACCTCAAGCGGAACGTAGACACCCAGCGCCCTATATACAAGGAAGACCTCAGATCCAAACTAAGGGAGTGATGGAGTGTTACAGAAACTCAGTTTTGTAGAGGTATTATCCGCCGTACAAAAAAAAGTAGAAGAAAATACAGGGCTTCGGTGTTACGACTCTATTCCGAATAATGAACCTGTACCTTTTTACTTTGTTGAAATAGTTGGGCAAACGCCGGAGCCATCAAAGACAATGTGGAAAGAAAAATACCAGATATTCATCCATGCGTTCGCGGATGGACGAAACGGCTCTGTACCTATATTTGACTTGATACAGAAACTAGAAGAAGCCCTGACAGAAAGAATCAGAATCCCAGAGCCGTTTGATTTGCTCATGCAAACTCCAACCGGAGTACAAAGAATTTTAATAGAAGAAGATGGAACAAAGCATGCCATAATGGGCTATGATATTGTGATCTGTTACGGCTTTAAAGTTAAGATTTAAAGGAGGTTATAAGATGGCATTTGAAGACAATCTATATTGCGATTTTTCCGGTACTGCAACAAAAGCTATTGCAGGAAAAGATATCCTATTAGCCATTTTTGATAAAACGGGAACAAAACTATTGGCGATTGCCGGACAGAAAGGTCTGAAAATCAACAGGTCTAAAGACTCTATCGAGATCACATCCAAAGATACTAAAGGCGGATGGAAATCAAAAATCGGTGGCATGAAAGAATGGAGTGTTGACAATGACGGGCTTTACGTGATGAATGACGAATCCCATAAAGCATTAGGGGAGTATTTCGAGGGGGATGATCCTGTATGCATCAAAATAGTGAACCAAAGAGATCAAAAAGGCATGTTCGGCGGTCTAGCCATCGTCACAGATTATTCGTTTGAGGCTCCTTTTGACGATGCTATGACATATAGCATCAAGCTGGATGGCATGGGCGCATTGGTGGATCTAACTCTCAACGACAAAGCTAATCAGATGCCCGGGGAAACACCTACCGGAGAAAATAAAGGAGCTGGTGAATAATGATGTTTGAAATTCAAGGGACAGGATACACATTAAAGTTTAATAAGCAGAGAATCAAAACAGTAGAGTTGATGACTAAAAGGTCCGTAATGGCGGAAATCTCAAATAACAATGGCGTGCTATCTATGCAAACACTGGAAGCTTTATTTGCCATCGGCCTCGTAGAAGAGAAAACAAACGTTGCTGTAAAACAGAGTAAAGCAGTGGAGATCTTTGATAAAGTGATGGAAGAAAACGGATTGCTAACTTTGAACAACGCAGTAATTGAAAAACTGCAAGAGGATTTGGGGTTTATGTTCCAGTAAATCTCATCGAATTTGACTATTTCAGCAACACCGAAACCGACGAAGATCCTGAAGAAAGTGAAGACGAAGAAGCCAGTTTGTACTCGTATGAGCGAGAACTGGCTTTTTTTGTTGTCAATTTCCACATGAGCAAACGGGACTTTGACGAATTGACGGAAAAGGAAAAACTTTTCATTCGAAAAGAATGGGAAAACAAGGTCATCTTCGAATCCACGATGACCCGGAACGCGGCCCTAAACGCAATCGCAAATGCAAACCGGAAGAAGAATTCCCGCTTCATAGAGCTTCACAAGAAGAAACGGGAAAGGGCAAACAAGGAATTTAACACAGCAGCAATTGTGGTCATCACACAAACGGAAGAAAGAGAGGGCAAAGGATGGGTTGACGAGATATACAAAGCCAACGGCCTTAGACGCCAAGAATAGGGCGGGAAAGGAGGCCATATATGGCGGATTATACGTTATCTGCAAAAGTAACAGCGGATTCTAGTGGTTTTACAAAATCTTTTCAGAGTGCTGGGGAAGCTATAGACAGTGTAAAAAAGAAAGTGTCATCTGTAGGGGACATTGCTAAAGACATTGGTAGCAAAATTTCCGGGATCGGGAAAACTGCCACTGTAGCAACGGCCCCTATTGCTGCTTTAACGGGGTCTCTGGTCAAGACCGGGGTCGCGTATAAAGCCTTTAAACAAGAATCATTACAGGCGTTTTCCGTATTGCTCGGAAGCGCAGAAGCTGCACAAGCTCACATGCAAAAGATCATGGCCTTTGCAAAAACCACTCCTTTTGCATTCCCGGATTTGGTAACTGCAAACCGGAAACTTGTTGCGTTTGGTATGCAAGCTGAGAAAACCCAACCTGTCATGGAAGCAATCGCAAATGCTACTGCCGCTATGGGTGGAAATGGTGTCCAAATACAAGAACTGGCGGACGTATTCGCAAAAATCCAATCAAACGGGAAGATAACCGGGGAAGAGTTGAACAGGCTCTCAGATAAAGGTATTAATGCTCTGGCGATTTTGGCAAACAAAGCCGGGATTTCCATGGATGACATGCGGAAGAAAATCAGTGATGGTGGGGTAAAATCTAAAGAAGCCATTGATTCCCTTGTTGACGGGATTATGAACGGTACGAACGGGATAGCTGGACAGACCGCCAAAATGGGTGGAATGTTGAATGCTCTGAAAGGTACTTGGGGCGGAGCTGTGGATTCTATGAAAGGAGCCTGGAGGCGTCTAGGAGATGAGGTTGTAAGTGATGACACATTCGGTAAGATGACCGAAGGTGTGAACAAGGTAACTGCGGTGATCGGGAAACTGCCAGCCATCGTAAAACCCCTTGCTGACCAAGTTGGGGCGGCGTTTATAAAAGTTGTTGATGTTGTAGATGGCGTAGTAAATGCATTCCTAAACCTGCCCCCATCGGCACAACAGATAGCCGTATCTGTTATGGCGGCGGCTGTTGCAGCAGGCCCGCTCTTGATTGTGTTCGGGAAATTGATAGGTATAGTTGGCACATCTATAAAGGCTTTCAGTTTCTTACTCAATCCGGTGAGTTTAGTTATCGCGGCAATTGTCGGCTTAGGGTTGGCTTTTAAAACGCTGATGGATAGAAGTGAAACCTTTAGAAATACGGTTAATTCTCTATTACTACCTGTGGTAACAAGAGCAAAGGCCGTATTTGAAGAATTCCAACCTATCATAAATAATTTTGGGAAAGTCATGAATACAACCGGAGGTATCGTAAAATCCTTCTTTACTGATTTTTCAAGGGTCGCGGAACTCAATGGAGTTCTTCATGCTATCCTCCCTCAAGGCCAGGCAGATGCGATTTTTAACGGTTTGATGAGGATTTTACATCCTATCGCTGATTTAAAAGCCGGGTTTCAAGGTGTGGCTGCTGTTGCAAAAGGAAACATAAACACATTTGAGGATCTAAATGATTCGTTAGACGGGGCTTTTGGGGATGTTGGGGTACGCAGAATTCTAGCTATGGGGCAGGCTTTCGGAACAGTTAGGGAGAAAGCCGTATCTGTGGCACAAACAGTTGGTCCAGCGATCGGCAAAGCTTTTTCAAGCTTAGGTCCAATAATGTCGTCTGCACTAGGTAATGCGATCCCTACAATGTCAAATATGTTCAACGTTTTAATTGATGTCATAGCCAGTGTTATTTCCGTTATATCGAGTTTTGTAACAAGCGTGGTAAATGGTTTTAAAACCGCTGGTGTGAGTGGTGGCGCCATGATAACCACCTTGGGGTCAATTATTTTAGGCATAAACCCAGTACTCCGAATTGTTATTTCTATGTTTTCTCAATTCGGACCACAGATATCTACGATATTCGGGCAACTGGTAACTTCTATTGTCCCATTGGTCACAACAATAGGAACGGCAATAGGTCAATTAGCTGCAGCGGTAATTCCGATTTTAATCCAGGCGTTTGCTACAATCATTCCGGTCATAGCGCAAGTAGCGAGTACGTTTTTAACGATCATAAGCAGCGTGTTACCGGTACTCATTTCGCTAATTATGCAACTGGTTCCAGTGATTATGCAGCTTGTTACTATGTTTGCCAGTTTACTCGTACAAATCATGCCACTCGTTGCGACTTTAGTTAGCGCCTTACTACCTGTGATAACGACAATCATACAGGTTGTGATGAACCTGGTGACGGTTCTTATGCCGTCTATTATTGCGATTATCCAGGTGATTATGACCGTCATTCAGGCACTACTTCCTGTTATTATGTCTATTCTTACGGTAGTCATAGAGGTGGTCTCTTCTGTGATAGCGGCGATTTCTCCGATCGTTGCCATCGTCGGTGGGATCATAAATGCTATTATGGCTATTATTGCTCCGATCATTACGTTTATTGCTAGCGTCATATCCAACATTTTCAGTGTTATTTCGCCAATAGTTGCTTTTGTTAGTGGAATTTTTAGTACTGTGTTCAGCATTGTATCTGGAATTTGGAGAAATATAGCTTCTTTCATAGGTGTGTCAATAAATGGGATTGGTACAGTTATCAGTACACTCAGTAGTGTAGTGAGTGGCGTTTTTAACGGTATCAGTAGTATTGTGCGCTCAGTTATGAGTGTAGTAGGTAGCGTAATAACTGGAGTTTTTGGCGGAATACAGGCAGCCTGGTCTGGCCTGACTGGCTTTGTAAGTGGAGTTTTTGGTGGAATTTCTAGCGCAGTGCAATCTTTGGTTGCATCAGTGAGAGGGTTTGTAAATGGCGTAATTGGGGGAATAAACTCCGCGATCGGAGTCATAAACCTAATTCCTGGGGTAAGCATATCAGCTATTCCGCAGCTGCAGTCTGGTACAACCTCATTTAGAGGCGGATTTGCAAGGATGAATGAAGGTGGACGAGGTGAGCTGGCATTACTTCCTTCCGGGACCCAAGTAATCCCGCATGATGTAAGTATGAAATATGCGAAAGAAAGCGCTC
This Paenibacillus larvae subsp. larvae DNA region includes the following protein-coding sequences:
- a CDS encoding minor capsid protein, with the protein product MSDAKRLITTESAFVLNQANRQAFIDAGIKKYQITAVLDNKTSKTCRGLNGETFEYGKDIVGVTYPPFHSYCRTTVIPIEN
- a CDS encoding DUF4355 domain-containing protein — translated: MMENQDNQEIIDQGTETTKENKEQNKEQVKEEKGKVTFTPEQQAAIEEMFSARFAREKKKSEAEKEEAAKLAEMNAQQKAEYERDQLQKQLEELLKKDRFNEMSKEANKMLKESGIVADDQVLGFVVKDTAEATQESVKAFVDLVNAKAEEITKQKLSGTAPRVQTSTSNAMTKSEIMQIKDAAKRQKAMAENIHLFQ
- a CDS encoding phage head-tail connector protein, with translation MIQDRVKVRIPEITDDLLGELETTAKDRIKLRLGLNEYPEELDSITVEVICAMYNRSYHEGIKSETVDTFSSSFVDDILAEYDEDFRKYLLNKEKENNNNRGVVRLI
- a CDS encoding DUF5072 family protein: MLQKLSFVEVLSAVQKKVEENTGLRCYDSIPNNEPVPFYFVEIVGQTPEPSKTMWKEKYQIFIHAFADGRNGSVPIFDLIQKLEEALTERIRIPEPFDLLMQTPTGVQRILIEEDGTKHAIMGYDIVICYGFKVKI
- a CDS encoding phage major tail protein, TP901-1 family, yielding MAFEDNLYCDFSGTATKAIAGKDILLAIFDKTGTKLLAIAGQKGLKINRSKDSIEITSKDTKGGWKSKIGGMKEWSVDNDGLYVMNDESHKALGEYFEGDDPVCIKIVNQRDQKGMFGGLAIVTDYSFEAPFDDAMTYSIKLDGMGALVDLTLNDKANQMPGETPTGENKGAGE
- a CDS encoding tape measure protein, with translation MADYTLSAKVTADSSGFTKSFQSAGEAIDSVKKKVSSVGDIAKDIGSKISGIGKTATVATAPIAALTGSLVKTGVAYKAFKQESLQAFSVLLGSAEAAQAHMQKIMAFAKTTPFAFPDLVTANRKLVAFGMQAEKTQPVMEAIANATAAMGGNGVQIQELADVFAKIQSNGKITGEELNRLSDKGINALAILANKAGISMDDMRKKISDGGVKSKEAIDSLVDGIMNGTNGIAGQTAKMGGMLNALKGTWGGAVDSMKGAWRRLGDEVVSDDTFGKMTEGVNKVTAVIGKLPAIVKPLADQVGAAFIKVVDVVDGVVNAFLNLPPSAQQIAVSVMAAAVAAGPLLIVFGKLIGIVGTSIKAFSFLLNPVSLVIAAIVGLGLAFKTLMDRSETFRNTVNSLLLPVVTRAKAVFEEFQPIINNFGKVMNTTGGIVKSFFTDFSRVAELNGVLHAILPQGQADAIFNGLMRILHPIADLKAGFQGVAAVAKGNINTFEDLNDSLDGAFGDVGVRRILAMGQAFGTVREKAVSVAQTVGPAIGKAFSSLGPIMSSALGNAIPTMSNMFNVLIDVIASVISVISSFVTSVVNGFKTAGVSGGAMITTLGSIILGINPVLRIVISMFSQFGPQISTIFGQLVTSIVPLVTTIGTAIGQLAAAVIPILIQAFATIIPVIAQVASTFLTIISSVLPVLISLIMQLVPVIMQLVTMFASLLVQIMPLVATLVSALLPVITTIIQVVMNLVTVLMPSIIAIIQVIMTVIQALLPVIMSILTVVIEVVSSVIAAISPIVAIVGGIINAIMAIIAPIITFIASVISNIFSVISPIVAFVSGIFSTVFSIVSGIWRNIASFIGVSINGIGTVISTLSSVVSGVFNGISSIVRSVMSVVGSVITGVFGGIQAAWSGLTGFVSGVFGGISSAVQSLVASVRGFVNGVIGGINSAIGVINLIPGVSISAIPQLQSGTTSFRGGFARMNEGGRGELALLPSGTQVIPHDVSMKYAKESARANAYQGNYEGQTTVDLSSIEEWLRRLYQKDPSISIDGQKFAEITHKHYDKVSGSQTELTERWT